A window of Thermofilaceae archaeon genomic DNA:
TAAGCGTGGAGAGGAACGTGTAGGAGAAGAGGAGGGAGGCTGTAACAGCGGGCGACTTGAGCGAGGGGAGGAGGGCGACGATTGCCGCCTGACCGCCTGTGGCGAGGATCAGCGCCCTTCGGGCGGGGAGGGCGTCTGCCACGATGCCGGCGGGCAACGCTAAAACGAACGATAGCGTGAGCGGGAGGCTGGACGCGAGCCCCACCTCCGCTAGGGGGAGACCCAGCGATCTGAGGTAGATGGGGAAGAGCGTGTACCACAGGGCGTGTGCAAAGGAAGAGGCGAGGGTGTGCAGCACGAATGGTGGAGGTAGGCCGTTCCTCCGCATATCTCTTCACGCGAGCAGCTCCAGGTCGTGGGCCTTTCTAAGCGTAACGTCGATGGCTGCGAGGGTCAAAAGCAGCGAGACGGCCGAGAGCAGGATGATGATGCTCGAGACCGGTTCGGCTTTATCCGCGCTGATTAGCGTGGATAGCGTGAAGTCGAAGTCACCCTCACCCGAGGCGACGCAGATGCCCGCGCGGCAGCTGAGAATAGTCGCCCTCATGCTGCCCTGCGCGGAGTCGAGCACGCCGAGCCTGTCGTAGGACGCTTCCATGCTCAGCCTGACGTCGACGGGGACTCCGGAGACTCTCACCGTCCTGCTTATGCTGAAGCTCTTCGTCGATCTCGCCAGCGCCCTGTCGTACAAGAGGCCCAGTGCTTCAAGCCTGTTGTACACGATTCTCACGGGATCCGACGATATCTGCGCGGCCAAGCGGGGTTGACCATCGAGCTGCAGCATCACCATGTCCCTACTCGAGCCCTCGTCGCAGACCGTTTGCGGGGCGCAGTAGATCCTGTAGGTGACGGTCGCCTCGAGGACTTTCACCGGTACGTCCATCTGCCTCGCGGACGCCATGGAGTAGACGCTGCCGACAGCGAGCGAAGTTAGCGCGGCAACGAGGATGATCTTGGAGAGCCTACCAAGGCCCGCGGAGCCCAGCATGATGTACTTGAATGCCCTCTGGCTGGCCGTAAGCGCTCGTAGGAGCCTATGCCTCTCGCGATCCAGTAGAAGCGGCAGGAGCGCCATCCCGGCTACGAATCCGCCCGCGTGCGCGAAGACCGCGACACCGATGCTCGCCATCGCGTAGCCCTGGAGGATTTGAGTCACGAACCAGAAGATTAGGTAGGCTGCCGCGCTGGCCGTGAAGCATATGGGTATGTAGAGGTAGAAGAAGCATAAGGACAGCTTGCTCCCCGGGAAGAGCAGAAGGTACGCTCCTAGAACGCCACTGATCGCGCCGGACGCGCCGATCGCCGGAGTTACGATCGTCAGCGGCCCCTCGATCGGAATGAAGGCTGCGTGGAACGCTTCGGCCGCCAGCCCGGAGAGCAGGTAGAGGACTAGGTACCGCTTGCCCCCGAGCGCTGTCTCGACAAGCCTCCCAAAGTTGTAGAGGAAGATCATGTTGAAGAATATGTGTAAGAGGTTCGCGTGCAGGAACATCGAGGTGAAGAGCCTGTACCACTGCCTCGGGTCCGCAAGGCTTGAGGGTATGAAGGCTCCCCACCACAACCACTCGTCGCCGATCTGTAGGAGGCCGTAGTCGAGAGATGTAGCAAGGTAGGCGATCACGTTTAGGACAACCAGTAAGATCGTGACCTTGGGGGGGCCCGTTCTAAGACCGAGCTGATCGTGAGCGTAGGGTATTCCCACTCCTCAATCCCCCTAAAGCAGCTTGAACTGCGCTTATATCTTTGCCCCCTCAACGTACGCACCGCGTAGGATCGAGCTTCAACTCCCATCAAACGCCGATTCCAGCTGAGGAGCTCAAAATCGTCCGCCACTTAGAAGAATATTATTCAGCGCTGCGAACTACTGGGTACGCCTTCTGACCATCTCCTCGTAATCCCTCTCGTACTCGCCGCTTTCGATCGATAGGACCATCCTTTTGAGAAGGTCCCTCACCTCACTAACGTACTCCAGGTCCGCGTCCCGTAGACCCCGCTTCTCGATGTCGATAGCCCTTTCCCTCAGCCTCATACCCGCATCGATGCTGAGCGCCGCGAGGATCGCTTGACCGTACAACGCGAAGGGGGCTTGCATTTCGCTGCCCAGCTCCGTCAGCAGGTAGGCTGCGTTGTAGAGGAAGAGGGGTCTGCCGCAGTTCAGGAACTCGTCGAGGAGCCTGATGACCTCTGACATGCGCAGCGCGTAAACCGCGAGCAAATCCCCAAAGCTCATAACTTCATGTGTTCCATGTAGCCCTAATTATAAGGGTGACTGGAACTACGCGCTGATTCATAAACCTTTTTAAAGGCTGTCCCCCCATCCACGCGTGAAGTTCACCCGGTGCTCGTCTAGACCCCAATCAACCGGCGCGCGCGTAGCTATCGTGGGCGCGGGCCCCGCGGGCCTAGCCGCGGCGGGGGAGCTGGCGTGCAGGGGTCATGAGGTTCACGTCATGGACCGGCTTCCAGAGCCGGGGGGGATGCTGCTCTTCGTGATACCCGACTTCAGGTTCAGGAAGGACATGGTGCGCTCCGGGATCAAGGAGCTCGAGAGGCTGGGCGTCGTCTTCGAGAGGAGCGAGATTGACAGTGGTAGGCTGAGAAGGCTGCTCGCGGACTACGACGCTGTCCTGCTCTCGACGGGCGCTTGGAGGAACGTTAAGCTCGGCGTAAGGGGCGAGGAGCTTCAGGGCGTCTACTACGGGCTCGATTGGATGCACATGTACATGCTTCACAACTTGGGCTACGGCCCACCACCCCCTAGGCCGGGCGAACGTACGATCGTGGTTGGTGCCGGCTTGACGGGTCTTGACGTCTGCGAGACCCTGCACAGGGTCTACGGGTTGAAACCCGTGCTGGTTTACCGGAGGCCCCTTAAGGTGGCGCCGGCAGCCGTGGCTCTCGCGCGGCTCGCGGAGAAGGGCATCATC
This region includes:
- a CDS encoding rhomboid family intramembrane serine protease, with translation MGIPYAHDQLGLRTGPPKVTILLVVLNVIAYLATSLDYGLLQIGDEWLWWGAFIPSSLADPRQWYRLFTSMFLHANLLHIFFNMIFLYNFGRLVETALGGKRYLVLYLLSGLAAEAFHAAFIPIEGPLTIVTPAIGASGAISGVLGAYLLLFPGSKLSLCFFYLYIPICFTASAAAYLIFWFVTQILQGYAMASIGVAVFAHAGGFVAGMALLPLLLDRERHRLLRALTASQRAFKYIMLGSAGLGRLSKIILVAALTSLAVGSVYSMASARQMDVPVKVLEATVTYRIYCAPQTVCDEGSSRDMVMLQLDGQPRLAAQISSDPVRIVYNRLEALGLLYDRALARSTKSFSISRTVRVSGVPVDVRLSMEASYDRLGVLDSAQGSMRATILSCRAGICVASGEGDFDFTLSTLISADKAEPVSSIIILLSAVSLLLTLAAIDVTLRKAHDLELLA
- a CDS encoding FAD-dependent oxidoreductase, translated to MKFTRCSSRPQSTGARVAIVGAGPAGLAAAGELACRGHEVHVMDRLPEPGGMLLFVIPDFRFRKDMVRSGIKELERLGVVFERSEIDSGRLRRLLADYDAVLLSTGAWRNVKLGVRGEELQGVYYGLDWMHMYMLHNLGYGPPPPRPGERTIVVGAGLTGLDVCETLHRVYGLKPVLVYRRPLKVAPAAVALARLAEKGIISVVDSSLPLEVVGANRVEGLKIVSVEPTFDRTAPIKPIPGSERVIEADTVIIAAGIQPSPPPSLAELGVTVERDGRVRVDERFMTNVEGLFAAGDVAHGASNVAKAMESGRRAAASIDEYLRAKR